Proteins encoded by one window of Dietzia sp. B32:
- a CDS encoding DUF1801 domain-containing protein — MTGSPLPLPRLSAPATRALDSAGITDLRQLDGTPEKEVLALHGVGPSQLGVLRGALTAAGLAFSDPVSRPPATGRNDNTAFLPSGAGPREWIEGLPAGRRVDDGLRLLAMFDEVTGAAAAMWAGSIIGYGHSHYVYDSGREGDTFVVGFSPRSSATSLYGLLGGPGEEELLAGLGPHKTGKGCLYVTRLDRIDARALRDLVASAWDRREAGAGAP, encoded by the coding sequence ATGACAGGTTCCCCGCTCCCCCTGCCGCGGCTCTCGGCCCCGGCGACGCGCGCGCTCGACTCCGCCGGCATCACGGACCTGCGACAGCTCGACGGCACCCCGGAGAAGGAGGTGCTCGCGCTCCACGGGGTGGGGCCGTCCCAGCTCGGGGTACTGCGCGGCGCGCTGACCGCCGCCGGACTCGCGTTCTCGGACCCCGTGTCCCGGCCCCCGGCCACCGGCCGCAACGACAACACCGCGTTCCTGCCCTCCGGGGCCGGGCCGCGCGAGTGGATCGAGGGCCTGCCCGCCGGCCGGCGCGTCGACGACGGCCTGCGACTGCTCGCGATGTTCGACGAGGTCACCGGGGCGGCGGCCGCGATGTGGGCGGGTTCGATCATCGGATACGGGCACAGCCACTACGTCTACGACAGCGGCCGCGAGGGCGACACCTTCGTGGTGGGCTTCAGCCCGAGGTCGTCGGCGACGTCCCTCTACGGGCTCCTGGGCGGGCCCGGCGAGGAGGAACTGCTCGCCGGACTCGGCCCCCACAAGACCGGGAAGGGCTGCCTCTATGTGACCAGGCTCGACCGGATCGACGCCCGCGCGCTGCGCGACCTGGTCGCCAGCGCGTGGGACCGGCGGGAGGCCGGCGCGGGGGCACCCTGA
- a CDS encoding L,D-transpeptidase, which yields MRSRPPGRARLAGLSAAALLGAAVAGSATVPTTAPTRAATSDALTTAGAEVTDEPPRPVIVDDRMVRSVARRILVEQGRSEHLTDVDLVARDVLAGGPVEVGEVDRLTRETLLGDGPGAAAAPGTPAPPRCPPTARACVDVDGKRAWMVDDGRITYGPVPVTTGKPGYETARGAHRILRHVRHDHSRVFDSPMPYSTYFTVGGMAFHQGRLDEPSHGCVHLGHHAAAHFFEQLRVGDEIVAF from the coding sequence GTGAGGTCCCGCCCACCCGGCCGGGCCAGGCTCGCGGGTCTTTCCGCCGCCGCGCTGCTGGGCGCCGCAGTGGCGGGGTCCGCGACCGTGCCGACCACCGCGCCGACCCGGGCCGCGACGTCGGATGCGCTCACCACCGCCGGCGCCGAGGTGACGGACGAGCCACCCCGGCCCGTCATCGTGGACGACCGGATGGTGCGCTCCGTCGCGCGCCGGATCCTGGTCGAGCAGGGCCGGTCCGAACACCTCACGGACGTGGACCTCGTGGCCCGCGACGTGCTGGCCGGCGGCCCGGTCGAGGTCGGGGAGGTGGACCGGCTCACCCGGGAGACCCTGCTGGGCGACGGCCCCGGTGCCGCCGCCGCGCCCGGGACGCCGGCACCGCCACGGTGCCCGCCCACCGCCCGGGCGTGCGTCGACGTCGACGGCAAGCGCGCCTGGATGGTCGACGACGGCCGCATCACGTACGGCCCCGTCCCCGTCACCACCGGTAAGCCGGGTTACGAGACCGCCCGGGGCGCGCACCGGATCCTGCGGCACGTGCGCCACGACCACAGCCGGGTCTTCGACTCCCCGATGCCGTACTCGACGTATTTCACCGTGGGCGGCATGGCGTTCCACCAGGGCCGGTTGGACGAGCCGTCGCACGGGTGCGTCCACCTGGGGCACCACGCCGCCGCGCACTTCTTCGAGCAGTTGCGGGTCGGTGACGAGATCGTCGCGTTCTGA
- the hrpB gene encoding ATP-dependent helicase HrpB — MNTFDLERIGRGLPFADALPALRDALATAGSAVVQAPPGTGKTTLVPPAVAVADGVAGRVIVTQPRRVAARSAARRLGELTGTDPGGPVGYSVRGDSRVGRNTRVEFVTPGVLVRRLIADPDLPGVGAVVLDEVHERDVESDLAFALLCEVRQLRDDLPVVAMSATVEAGRFARLLGGAAVGGAAVGSAAVGGAAPVVDVPAVLHPLEIRYAPPPTARLDARGVTDGFLDHVASVTADEVAASGVDALVFLPGVREIDRVVRALSARLGEAAEVLPLHGGLDASAQDRAVSGSGRRVGSGGGARPRVVVSTDLAESSLTVPGVRLVVDACLSREPRRDTARDMTGLVTVSASRDSCVQRAGRAARLGPGVAVRCLTEQEYAHLPDHRTPAIATSDLTTFALDVACWGAPRGEGLALPDPPPAGEITRAEAVLRGVGALDHAGRVTDRGRDLARVPADPRHARALLDGAGLVGATVAAEVVALLASGRRSPGGDLVADLRALRARRTPDSPAWEREVRRLERIAKGDRRAGLATGSGGHGGHGGGIALADAVGTVVALAHPDRVARRRGDQYTFASGTGAVLPPGSALGGHEWLAVAEVGRASGRAAGEAGAVIRAGAAVDREGAERAASHLLDDDETAVFHRGSVAGRRIRRLGAIELSSTPVRPSPEAAGQAVATAVRAGGLAALGPDDDAARLLRRLGFAHRELGPPWPDVSADGLADRLDDWLGPEIDALAHGSRLAGRDLGPALRRLLPWPAAGRFDELVPDRVQVPSSSSYRVDYPEAGSEDPPVLAVKLQECFGWTTSPRICDGRVPVTVHLLSPAGRPLAVTRDLAFFWREAYPGVRAEMRGRYPRHPWPEDPMSAEPTRRTNPRR; from the coding sequence GTGAACACTTTCGACCTCGAGCGGATCGGCCGCGGACTCCCGTTCGCCGACGCGCTGCCCGCGCTGCGGGACGCCCTCGCCACCGCCGGTTCGGCGGTCGTCCAGGCGCCGCCCGGCACCGGTAAGACGACCCTCGTGCCGCCCGCGGTCGCCGTCGCCGACGGGGTGGCGGGGCGGGTCATCGTCACCCAGCCCCGTCGGGTCGCCGCCCGCTCGGCCGCACGGCGGCTGGGCGAGCTCACGGGCACCGACCCCGGCGGCCCGGTGGGGTACTCGGTCCGCGGTGACTCGCGGGTCGGCAGGAACACGCGTGTCGAGTTCGTGACGCCGGGGGTACTGGTGCGACGGTTGATCGCCGATCCCGATCTACCCGGCGTCGGTGCCGTGGTGCTCGACGAGGTCCACGAGCGCGACGTCGAGTCCGACCTGGCCTTCGCACTGCTGTGTGAGGTGCGGCAGCTGCGCGACGACCTGCCGGTGGTGGCGATGTCCGCGACGGTCGAGGCCGGTCGCTTCGCGCGACTGCTCGGCGGTGCGGCGGTCGGGGGTGCGGCGGTCGGGAGTGCGGCGGTCGGCGGTGCGGCGCCGGTCGTCGACGTCCCCGCCGTACTGCACCCCCTGGAGATCCGGTACGCCCCGCCGCCGACGGCCCGCCTGGACGCCCGCGGGGTCACCGACGGATTCCTCGACCACGTGGCCTCGGTGACGGCGGACGAGGTCGCCGCGAGTGGCGTCGACGCGCTGGTGTTCCTGCCGGGTGTACGCGAGATCGACCGGGTCGTGCGTGCGCTGTCGGCGCGGCTGGGTGAGGCCGCCGAGGTCCTGCCGTTGCACGGCGGCCTGGACGCGTCGGCCCAGGACCGGGCGGTGTCCGGATCCGGGAGGCGGGTCGGGTCGGGCGGGGGCGCCCGGCCGCGGGTCGTGGTGTCGACCGACCTGGCGGAGTCCTCGCTGACGGTGCCGGGCGTCCGGCTGGTCGTGGACGCGTGCCTGAGCCGCGAACCGCGACGGGACACCGCGCGGGACATGACCGGCCTGGTGACGGTCTCGGCGTCGAGGGACTCGTGCGTGCAGCGCGCGGGACGGGCCGCCCGCCTCGGCCCGGGAGTGGCCGTGCGCTGCCTGACGGAGCAGGAATACGCGCACCTGCCCGACCACCGCACCCCGGCCATCGCGACGTCGGACCTCACCACGTTCGCGCTGGACGTCGCGTGCTGGGGCGCTCCCCGCGGCGAGGGGCTCGCGCTGCCCGATCCGCCGCCGGCCGGAGAGATCACCCGCGCCGAGGCGGTGCTGCGCGGTGTGGGTGCGCTCGACCACGCCGGCCGCGTGACCGACCGCGGCCGCGACCTCGCGCGGGTCCCGGCCGACCCGCGCCACGCCCGCGCGCTGCTCGACGGCGCCGGGCTGGTCGGGGCGACGGTGGCCGCCGAGGTGGTCGCGCTGCTCGCGTCCGGGCGACGTTCCCCCGGTGGCGACCTGGTCGCCGACCTGCGGGCGCTGCGTGCGCGACGCACGCCGGACTCCCCGGCGTGGGAACGGGAGGTCCGCCGCCTCGAGCGGATCGCGAAGGGCGACCGCCGGGCCGGTCTGGCCACCGGGAGCGGCGGGCACGGTGGGCACGGTGGGGGGATCGCGCTGGCGGACGCCGTCGGCACGGTCGTGGCGCTCGCCCACCCGGACCGCGTCGCGCGTCGACGGGGCGACCAGTACACCTTCGCGTCCGGCACCGGTGCCGTGTTGCCACCGGGCTCCGCGCTCGGGGGCCACGAGTGGCTCGCGGTGGCCGAGGTCGGGCGCGCCTCCGGACGCGCGGCGGGAGAGGCGGGCGCGGTGATCCGCGCCGGCGCGGCGGTGGACCGCGAGGGCGCGGAACGGGCGGCGTCACACCTGCTCGACGACGACGAGACCGCCGTCTTCCATCGCGGTTCCGTCGCCGGGCGACGCATCCGGCGGCTCGGGGCGATCGAGCTGTCCTCGACACCGGTCCGACCCTCCCCCGAGGCCGCCGGGCAGGCCGTGGCGACGGCGGTCCGGGCCGGCGGACTCGCCGCCCTGGGACCCGATGACGACGCCGCACGGCTCCTGCGCCGCCTCGGGTTCGCGCACCGCGAGCTGGGCCCGCCGTGGCCGGACGTGTCCGCCGACGGGCTCGCGGATCGACTGGACGACTGGCTCGGGCCGGAGATCGACGCTCTGGCGCACGGCTCCCGCCTGGCGGGACGGGACCTCGGCCCGGCGTTGCGGCGGCTGCTGCCCTGGCCGGCGGCCGGTCGGTTCGACGAGCTGGTGCCCGACCGGGTGCAGGTGCCCTCCTCGTCGTCGTACCGCGTCGACTACCCGGAGGCCGGCTCCGAGGACCCGCCGGTGCTCGCGGTGAAGCTCCAGGAGTGCTTCGGCTGGACCACCTCACCGCGCATCTGCGACGGCCGGGTGCCGGTGACGGTCCACCTGCTCTCGCCGGCGGGCCGGCCGCTCGCGGTGACGCGGGACCTGGCGTTCTTCTGGCGGGAGGCCTATCCCGGGGTCCGGGCGGAGATGCGGGGCCGCTACCCCAGGCACCCGTGGCCGGAGGACCCCATGTCCGCCGAACCGACCCGCCGGACCAACCCGAGACGCTGA
- a CDS encoding ATP-dependent Clp protease ATP-binding subunit — translation MFERFTDRARRVVVLAQEEARMLNHNYIGTEHILLGLIHEGEGVAAKALESLGISLEAVRSQVEEIIGQGQQAPSGHIPFTPRAKKVLELSLREALQLGHNYIGTEHILLGLIREGEGVAAQVLVKLGADLTRVRQQVIQLLSGYQGKEAEASGTPAGTGGREAGTPSSSTVLDQFGRNLTQAAMEGKLDPVVGRAKEVERIMQVLSRRTKNNPVLIGEPGVGKTAVVEGLAQAIVNNEVPETLKDKQLYSLDLGSLVAGSRYRGDFEERLKKVLKEINQRGDIILFIDEIHTLVGAGAAEGAIDAASILKPKLARGELQTIGATTLEEYRKHIEKDAALERRFQPVQVPEPSVELSIEILKGLRDRYEAHHRVTITDAALAAAAQLADRYINDRFLPDKAIDLIDEAGARMRIKRMTAPPDLREFDEKIAEARREKESAIDAQDFEKAAGLRDTEKKLIAERAEREKQWRAGDMDVAAVVDEEQIAEILGNWTGIPVFKLTEEETTRLLRMEDELHKRIIGQEDAIKAVSRAIRRTRAGLKDPKRPSGSFIFAGPSGVGKTELSKALANFLFGEDDALIQIDMGEFHDRFTASRLFGAPPGYVGYEEGGQLTEKVRRKPFSVVLFDEIEKAHSEIYNTLLQVLEDGRLTDGQGRMVDFKNTVLIFTSNLGTRDISKAVGMGFQSSDNTEDAYERMKQKVNDELKKHFRPEFLNRIDEIVVFHQLTQEQIVQMVDLMVGRVGVALKAKDMTIEVTDRAKQLLAKRGFDPVLGARPLRRTIQREIEDTLSEKILFGEVAAGELVTVDVEGWDGESDKTEDAKFTFSGAPRPDAPADREGEAITASVAPTGEAGPGDSLPPSTGGFGGGSTGGPSGTGGGAAPATT, via the coding sequence ATGTTCGAACGGTTTACCGACCGCGCGCGTCGCGTCGTCGTCCTGGCCCAGGAAGAGGCCAGGATGCTCAACCACAATTACATCGGCACCGAGCACATCCTGCTGGGTCTCATCCATGAGGGCGAGGGAGTGGCCGCCAAGGCGCTCGAGTCCCTCGGGATCTCGCTGGAAGCGGTGCGGAGTCAGGTCGAGGAGATCATCGGCCAGGGCCAGCAGGCACCCAGCGGGCACATCCCGTTCACGCCGCGGGCCAAGAAGGTCCTGGAGCTGAGTCTGCGCGAGGCGCTGCAGCTCGGCCACAACTACATCGGTACCGAGCACATCCTGCTCGGCCTCATCCGTGAGGGCGAGGGCGTCGCCGCCCAGGTGCTGGTCAAGCTCGGAGCGGACCTCACGCGCGTGCGTCAGCAGGTCATCCAGCTGCTCTCCGGTTACCAGGGCAAGGAGGCCGAGGCCTCGGGTACGCCCGCGGGCACCGGTGGTCGCGAGGCCGGGACCCCGTCGTCGTCGACGGTCCTCGACCAGTTCGGCCGCAACCTCACCCAGGCCGCCATGGAGGGCAAGCTCGACCCGGTCGTCGGTCGCGCCAAGGAGGTGGAGCGCATCATGCAGGTGCTCTCCCGGCGCACCAAGAACAACCCGGTGCTCATCGGTGAGCCCGGCGTCGGCAAGACCGCCGTCGTCGAGGGCCTGGCGCAGGCCATCGTCAACAACGAGGTCCCCGAGACCCTCAAGGACAAGCAGCTCTACTCGCTGGACCTCGGCTCGCTCGTGGCCGGCTCCCGCTACCGCGGTGACTTCGAGGAACGCCTGAAGAAGGTCCTCAAGGAGATCAACCAGCGCGGCGACATCATCCTGTTCATCGACGAGATCCACACCCTGGTCGGTGCGGGTGCCGCCGAGGGTGCGATCGACGCCGCGTCGATCCTCAAGCCGAAGCTGGCCCGCGGTGAGCTGCAGACCATCGGCGCCACGACGCTCGAGGAGTACCGCAAGCACATCGAGAAGGACGCGGCGCTCGAGCGTCGTTTCCAGCCGGTGCAGGTCCCCGAGCCGAGCGTGGAACTGTCCATCGAGATCCTCAAGGGGCTCCGGGACCGCTACGAGGCGCACCACCGCGTCACCATCACGGATGCGGCCCTGGCCGCGGCGGCACAGCTGGCGGACCGGTACATCAACGACCGCTTCCTGCCGGACAAGGCCATCGACCTGATCGACGAGGCCGGTGCCCGCATGCGGATCAAGCGGATGACCGCTCCGCCGGACCTGCGTGAGTTCGACGAGAAGATCGCGGAGGCCCGTCGCGAGAAGGAGTCCGCGATCGACGCGCAGGACTTCGAGAAGGCCGCCGGTCTGCGGGACACGGAGAAGAAGCTCATCGCCGAGCGCGCCGAGCGCGAGAAGCAGTGGCGTGCGGGCGACATGGACGTGGCCGCAGTGGTCGACGAGGAGCAGATCGCCGAGATCCTGGGCAACTGGACCGGCATCCCCGTCTTCAAGCTCACCGAGGAGGAGACGACCCGTCTGCTCCGCATGGAGGACGAGCTGCACAAGCGGATCATCGGCCAGGAGGACGCCATCAAGGCGGTCTCGCGGGCGATCCGTCGTACGCGCGCGGGGCTCAAGGACCCCAAGCGCCCCTCGGGCTCGTTCATCTTCGCCGGCCCGTCCGGTGTCGGTAAGACCGAGCTGTCCAAGGCGCTCGCCAACTTCCTGTTCGGCGAGGACGATGCGCTCATCCAGATCGACATGGGCGAGTTCCACGACCGGTTCACCGCGTCGCGGCTCTTCGGCGCACCCCCCGGGTACGTCGGTTACGAGGAGGGTGGACAGCTCACGGAGAAGGTGCGGCGCAAGCCGTTCTCGGTGGTGCTGTTCGACGAGATCGAGAAGGCGCACTCCGAGATCTACAACACCCTTCTCCAGGTGCTCGAGGACGGTCGTCTCACCGACGGCCAGGGCCGCATGGTGGACTTCAAGAACACCGTGTTGATCTTCACCTCGAACCTCGGGACGAGGGACATCTCCAAGGCCGTCGGCATGGGATTCCAGTCCTCCGACAACACCGAGGACGCGTACGAGCGGATGAAGCAGAAGGTCAACGACGAGCTGAAGAAGCACTTCCGCCCGGAGTTCCTCAACCGCATCGACGAGATCGTGGTGTTCCACCAGCTCACGCAGGAGCAGATCGTCCAGATGGTCGACCTCATGGTCGGCCGCGTCGGCGTGGCGCTCAAGGCCAAGGACATGACCATCGAGGTCACCGACCGGGCCAAGCAGCTGCTGGCCAAGCGGGGCTTCGACCCGGTCCTGGGCGCGCGTCCGCTGCGTCGTACCATCCAGCGCGAGATCGAGGACACGCTCTCGGAGAAGATCCTCTTCGGAGAGGTCGCGGCCGGCGAGCTGGTCACGGTTGACGTCGAGGGCTGGGACGGCGAGTCCGACAAGACCGAGGACGCCAAGTTCACCTTCTCGGGTGCCCCGCGTCCCGACGCCCCCGCGGACCGCGAGGGCGAGGCGATCACGGCGAGCGTCGCTCCCACCGGCGAGGCCGGCCCGGGTGACTCGCTCCCGCCGAGCACCGGTGGCTTCGGCGGCGGTTCCACCGGCGGGCCCTCGGGCACCGGCGGCGGGGCGGCTCCCGCCACCACCTGA
- a CDS encoding flavin reductase family protein yields the protein MTEHQSLSTSQPSTDQPSVAPEVHRRAMRMHPAAVTVITLDGAEGPVGFTASSPSSLSSQPALISFNVGISSSSLAAVLEARTAVVHLLGEGDEHLALRFAGPAHLRFADTAVWTRAETGEPLLHGGRARLRVALDRLVPAGDHVLVIARLLDAWFDEDPTDPLIIVDGGLSTIPPRTV from the coding sequence ATGACCGAACACCAGTCGTTGTCGACCTCCCAGCCGTCCACCGACCAGCCGTCCGTCGCCCCCGAGGTCCACCGCCGCGCGATGCGGATGCACCCCGCGGCTGTCACCGTCATCACCCTCGACGGCGCCGAGGGGCCGGTCGGCTTCACCGCGTCGTCACCCTCGAGCCTCTCGTCCCAGCCGGCGCTCATCAGCTTCAACGTCGGAATCTCCTCGTCGAGCCTGGCCGCGGTCCTCGAGGCGCGCACCGCGGTCGTTCATCTCCTGGGCGAGGGGGACGAGCACCTGGCACTGCGTTTCGCCGGGCCCGCGCATCTGAGGTTCGCCGACACGGCCGTATGGACCCGGGCGGAGACCGGGGAGCCCCTGCTCCACGGTGGCCGGGCGCGACTCCGGGTGGCCCTCGACCGTCTCGTCCCCGCCGGGGACCACGTGTTGGTGATCGCCCGCCTGCTCGATGCGTGGTTCGACGAGGATCCCACTGATCCGCTGATCATCGTCGACGGCGGGCTCAGCACGATCCCGCCGCGGACTGTCTGA
- a CDS encoding ROK family transcriptional regulator, with translation MTTHSPAADLRLSDASSARVLRAIRFHGPVSRPEIAATTGLSVATVGRATAALSAAGVIRERPELMHDGSVGRPSIPVDVDPTGPVAVAVHIGLHRSVVAICDLACRILAEHAIPTPGRDPEQIADELSAVAFRLLDGHRDRPLVWGGIATAARLTGPGRIDHELLGWVDVPVAELFADRIGVPFSVAPHVEAMAAAELLVGHETHEGTTLVVYAREHLGSALVIDGAVHRPRAGSAELAHLPAGGVDLLDDRGAGLLDVVGDSGLVRAAALHGIGVGSVPELAARARHDTVAEAILVERATVLGRLVGLISSITRPDSVVLCGQAFTDHPRYLSPLIRATRETRLSGGAPDLRVSTAGGRIQQFAAMAVALDVIAADPTAALASRRLSTAS, from the coding sequence ATGACGACCCACTCCCCCGCCGCTGACCTGCGCCTCTCCGACGCCAGTTCGGCGCGCGTCCTGCGGGCGATCCGCTTCCACGGACCCGTCTCCCGCCCGGAGATCGCAGCCACGACCGGCCTGTCGGTGGCGACCGTCGGACGGGCGACCGCGGCCCTGTCCGCCGCCGGCGTCATCCGGGAGCGACCCGAGCTCATGCACGACGGATCCGTCGGCCGGCCGAGCATCCCCGTGGATGTCGACCCCACGGGACCGGTGGCCGTGGCGGTACACATCGGCCTCCACCGCAGCGTCGTGGCGATCTGCGACCTGGCCTGCCGCATCCTCGCCGAACACGCGATCCCCACGCCCGGCCGCGACCCGGAACAGATCGCCGACGAGCTGTCCGCGGTCGCGTTCCGTCTACTCGACGGCCACCGGGACCGCCCGCTGGTCTGGGGCGGCATCGCGACCGCCGCCCGGTTGACCGGCCCGGGACGGATCGACCACGAACTCCTGGGCTGGGTCGACGTCCCCGTCGCCGAGCTCTTCGCCGACCGGATCGGGGTCCCGTTCTCCGTAGCCCCACACGTGGAGGCCATGGCCGCGGCCGAACTGCTGGTGGGCCACGAGACCCACGAGGGCACGACGCTGGTCGTCTACGCCCGTGAGCACCTGGGCTCGGCCCTGGTGATCGACGGCGCCGTGCACCGGCCGCGGGCGGGCTCCGCCGAGCTCGCACACCTGCCGGCGGGCGGGGTCGACCTGCTCGACGACCGTGGCGCGGGTCTGCTCGACGTCGTGGGCGACTCCGGCCTCGTCCGGGCCGCGGCGCTCCACGGAATCGGCGTGGGTTCGGTTCCGGAACTGGCCGCGCGGGCCCGCCACGACACGGTCGCCGAGGCCATCCTCGTCGAGCGTGCGACCGTCCTGGGCCGGCTCGTCGGGCTGATCTCGTCCATCACGCGACCGGACTCGGTGGTCTTGTGCGGCCAGGCTTTCACCGACCATCCCCGCTACCTGTCCCCGCTCATCAGGGCCACCCGTGAGACCCGCCTCAGCGGAGGCGCGCCCGATCTGCGCGTGTCGACCGCCGGGGGCCGGATCCAGCAGTTCGCCGCGATGGCCGTGGCACTGGACGTGATCGCGGCCGACCCCACCGCCGCGCTGGCGAGTCGCCGCCTCTCGACCGCCTCCTGA
- a CDS encoding LLM class flavin-dependent oxidoreductase, whose amino-acid sequence MATDQPVTSTPHEEPTGDLRFHWFLPTYGDSRNLVAGGHGTFMAGDRPATLPYLRQIVAAAEYNGFESLLTPTGAWCEDALITCALLAESSERIKFLVALRPGLMSPTLAAQMAGTFQWQTHGRLLLNVVTGGESREQRAYGDFLDKEGRYARADEFLEVVRRLWSQSEPLTFRGDHLAVVDSVLARRPDPAPPIFFGGSSAAGIRVAARHADTYLTWGEPLAAVAEKLDRVRSAARGIGRTLDYGIRLHVISRDTSEQAWAEAERLLRGVDPADVERVQASLRASESEGQRRMLELHGGRTDALEIAPNLWAGVGLVRGGAGTALVGSHEEVADRIAEYARLGLTHFVLSGYPHLEETFTFGEGVLPVLERRGLWTSGAAAHPAPSVPFAGPTPSSAQPTAQPTAPAREPASVGG is encoded by the coding sequence GTGGCCACCGACCAGCCCGTCACCTCCACCCCCCACGAGGAACCGACCGGGGACCTGCGCTTCCACTGGTTCCTGCCCACCTACGGCGATTCGCGGAACCTCGTGGCCGGCGGGCACGGCACCTTCATGGCGGGGGACAGGCCGGCGACCCTGCCCTACCTGCGGCAGATCGTGGCCGCGGCCGAGTACAACGGGTTCGAATCCCTGCTCACACCGACCGGCGCGTGGTGCGAGGACGCCCTCATCACCTGCGCGCTCCTGGCCGAGTCCAGCGAGCGCATCAAGTTCCTCGTCGCCCTGCGCCCGGGGCTGATGAGCCCCACGCTCGCAGCGCAGATGGCCGGCACCTTCCAGTGGCAGACCCACGGCCGGCTGCTGCTCAACGTGGTCACCGGTGGTGAGTCCCGTGAGCAACGCGCGTATGGGGACTTCCTCGACAAGGAGGGGCGCTACGCCCGGGCGGACGAGTTCCTCGAGGTGGTGCGCCGGCTGTGGTCGCAGTCGGAGCCCCTGACCTTCCGTGGCGACCACCTCGCCGTCGTCGACTCCGTTCTGGCGCGGCGACCCGATCCCGCGCCGCCGATCTTCTTCGGCGGCTCCTCCGCCGCCGGGATCCGTGTCGCCGCACGCCATGCGGACACCTATCTGACCTGGGGCGAACCGCTCGCCGCGGTCGCGGAGAAGCTCGACCGCGTCCGCTCCGCCGCCCGGGGGATCGGCCGCACCCTCGATTACGGGATCCGCCTCCACGTCATCTCCCGCGACACCTCGGAGCAGGCGTGGGCGGAGGCCGAGCGGCTCCTGCGTGGGGTGGACCCCGCGGACGTGGAGCGCGTCCAGGCGTCACTCCGCGCGAGTGAGTCGGAGGGGCAACGGCGGATGCTCGAGCTCCACGGTGGGCGCACGGACGCACTGGAGATCGCGCCCAACCTGTGGGCCGGGGTCGGGCTCGTCCGCGGGGGCGCGGGGACGGCGCTCGTCGGATCGCACGAGGAGGTGGCCGACCGCATCGCCGAGTACGCGCGGCTGGGGCTGACCCACTTCGTCCTGTCCGGGTATCCGCACCTGGAGGAGACCTTCACCTTCGGTGAGGGCGTCCTGCCGGTGCTCGAGCGTCGTGGCCTGTGGACGTCCGGGGCCGCCGCGCACCCCGCCCCGTCGGTGCCGTTCGCGGGCCCCACCCCGTCCTCCGCCCAGCCCACCGCCCAGCCCACCGCCCCAGCCAGGGAACCCGCCTCCGTCGGCGGCTGA
- a CDS encoding ABC transporter permease, whose amino-acid sequence MRWLSPVALIALWQIAGATGILPERILPAPQLIAESALELIASGELADALAISGLRVLQGFTLGAVAGLVLGVVVGTSRYADAILDPPLQMLRALPHLGLIPLFILWFGIGEAPKVLLIALGVVFPIYLNTASGLRQIDPKLRDMATVFGFSRRQRLTEVILPSIAPQVLVGVRQSLAIAWLTLIVAEQLNATTGLGYLIMNARDYFRIDVIIVGLVVYALLGILTDALVRVAETRALRHYR is encoded by the coding sequence CTGCGCTGGCTCAGTCCGGTCGCGCTGATCGCACTCTGGCAGATCGCCGGCGCCACGGGGATCCTGCCGGAGCGGATCCTGCCCGCCCCACAACTCATCGCCGAATCGGCGCTGGAGCTCATCGCCTCGGGTGAACTCGCGGACGCCCTCGCGATCTCGGGGCTGCGCGTGCTCCAGGGGTTCACCCTCGGGGCGGTCGCGGGGCTCGTGCTGGGGGTCGTCGTGGGGACGTCGCGGTACGCGGACGCCATCCTCGACCCGCCGCTGCAGATGCTCCGCGCCCTGCCCCACCTCGGCCTGATCCCGCTGTTCATCCTCTGGTTCGGTATCGGTGAGGCGCCCAAGGTCCTGCTCATCGCGTTGGGCGTGGTGTTCCCGATCTACCTCAACACGGCGTCGGGTCTGCGGCAGATCGACCCGAAGCTCCGCGACATGGCGACGGTGTTCGGGTTCTCCCGCCGCCAACGCCTGACCGAGGTGATCCTGCCGTCCATCGCGCCGCAGGTGCTCGTGGGCGTCCGGCAGTCGCTGGCGATCGCCTGGCTCACGCTCATCGTCGCCGAGCAGCTCAACGCGACGACCGGGCTGGGCTACCTCATCATGAACGCCCGGGACTACTTCCGGATCGACGTGATCATCGTCGGCCTCGTCGTCTACGCGCTGCTCGGCATCCTCACGGATGCACTGGTGCGGGTCGCCGAGACCCGCGCCCTGCGCCACTACCGCTGA